In one Anticarsia gemmatalis isolate Benzon Research Colony breed Stoneville strain chromosome 9, ilAntGemm2 primary, whole genome shotgun sequence genomic region, the following are encoded:
- the LOC142975289 gene encoding uncharacterized protein LOC142975289 has translation MLHISIKLVFGFILCSAYSYSLNHEDEPQDVAIDYGKSALNRSPRDINEKDHHDQVESDIQLRKQHDLVHSKTDELAAALQRINEVCDKDDICKLRNYLFYIDSIKKILDRFEEKDTIKDDKILLEIKNVLNSIDKKDNNTLLRAANLLQSSSVQNINKLRMGVAWGSLKIMFGK, from the exons ATGCtacatatttctataaaat TGGTGTTCGGCTTCATACTGTGTTCAGCATATTCCTACTCATTAAACCACGAAGATGAGCCTCAAGACGTTGCTATCGACTATGGAAAATCAGCATTGAACCGCAGTCCACGAGACATTAACGAGAAAGATCATCACGATCAAGTTGAATCTGACATTCAGTTACGAAAACAACATGACCTAGTTCATTCAAAGACCGATGAATTAGCAGCAGCACTTCAAAGAATCAACGAGGTATGCGATAAAGATGATATTTGCAAACTcagaaactatttattttatatagactcgattaaaaaaatactggacCGTTTTGAAGAAAAAGACACTATCAAAGATGACAAAATACTTTTGGAAATTAAGAATGTTCTTAACAGTATCGACAAAAAAGATAACAATACTTTATTGCGTGCTGCAAATTTGTTGCAAAGTTCTAGTGTACAGAATATCAATAAACTCAGGATGGGTGTGGCTTGGGGTTCATTAAAGATAATGTTTGGTAAATGA